Genomic window (Bacillus pumilus):
CAATAATTTCTTTTAATCTTTGTTCATTTTTGGCTCCATACGCTTGTCCAATAAGGATTGAACTTCCTGATCCAATCCCAATGGAAAAAGAAACGAGTAAAAAGAAAAGCGGAAAGAATGCAGAAATTGCAGCTACTGCATCCTCTCCTATCCATCTACCAACAAGGACGATGGAGACAAGCTGTCCGATTGATTGCAATATATTGCTAAGCAAAAGCGGGACGAGAAAAATGGACATGGTTTTTACTAAAGATTGATTATTATCTAACGTCATGATGGTTCTCCTTCTCTATCTAAAGATCCTCAGCTAAAATGCTGACAATGTGGTCTTCTATCTCTTTTCCTTTTTCGTCGTCTACAAGATGATTTAACAAAATGGAAAAAGCGAGCGTCTTTCCGCTCTTCGTGTCAATATAACCAGAAAGTGTACTGACTGTAGTTAATGAGCCTGTTTTTGCACGTACTTTTTTTAGTGTTGCAGGTTCTTTTAATCTGTTCCTTAACGTCCCCCCTACCATTCGGTCACTTGCCCCTGCTAACGGAAGCGAATGTTCATAAGTCTTAAACCATTTTTCCTTTTGAATGTTTGTTAAAAATAACGTAAGCTGGTTGGCAGAAATAAGGTTAATAGGTGATATACCTGACCCATCTCGCAGCACTGCATGAGATGGATCGATGCCGAATGCAGGAAGCCGTTCATTCATCACATCCAGTCCAGCATCAAAGCTCCCTTTGTTCTTGACTTGTTTTCCAAGTTCCTTCAGCAGCATTTCTGCATGGGTATTGTTGCTGAGTTTCATCATGGGAACAAGGAGCTCTGATAAAGGCATCGATGAATGGGTGGCCATTTTTTTGGCTTTTTTAGGAACTTGTTTTATTTTAAGCGGTCCTTTTACTTGAATCCCTTCCGCCTTTAACGCTCGCTTCATTAAATCTAACGCATAAGAGGTTGGCTCCCATAATGCTACCCATTGCCTAGATGAACTGGCTTTAACCGGAATGGTTCCAGTCAAAGTAATCTTGTTGGTGCCGTGAGAGCGATCAAAAGAAATTTT
Coding sequences:
- the dacB gene encoding D-alanyl-D-alanine carboxypeptidase/D-alanyl-D-alanine endopeptidase, which translates into the protein MKRFSQILFLQICILSILFLSFSAKEEHLTARDDSLPWVTALDEFIRAAPDLEGAITGISVRDTSDTSLLYEHQADIRLTPASNMKLLTSAIALDILGETHTFPTDIWIDGSIHKKTLHGNLYLRGTGDPTLLEEDFTALAKQVKKAGIHTIRGQLAADDTWYDDTRYSIDLPWSDEDQYYGAQISALTASPNQDYDAGTVILEVKPGKKEGQKATYNIIPKTSVTQVMNQVKTVREGGKKKISFDRSHGTNKITLTGTIPVKASSSRQWVALWEPTSYALDLMKRALKAEGIQVKGPLKIKQVPKKAKKMATHSSMPLSELLVPMMKLSNNTHAEMLLKELGKQVKNKGSFDAGLDVMNERLPAFGIDPSHAVLRDGSGISPINLISANQLTLFLTNIQKEKWFKTYEHSLPLAGASDRMVGGTLRNRLKEPATLKKVRAKTGSLTTVSTLSGYIDTKSGKTLAFSILLNHLVDDEKGKEIEDHIVSILAEDL